Proteins encoded in a region of the Novibacillus thermophilus genome:
- a CDS encoding GNAT family N-acetyltransferase: protein MVWYEKLSRYFPIEEMKSEEHMKLLLKEKPDLYKKEEGPNYIVMYAEFDDFLFVDYLLVAKEARGEGIGGRVIQKLKEKNKPIILEVEPLDYEDSDTVKRQRFYEREGFKKAEMIGYRRRSLATGEVNEMEILYWSPTGESEQSIYEKMKKVYENIHTYKDEELYGESYQPVEDVLTVKEMR, encoded by the coding sequence TTGGTTTGGTACGAGAAGTTAAGCCGCTATTTTCCCATTGAAGAAATGAAGAGCGAGGAGCACATGAAGCTGTTGCTTAAAGAAAAGCCAGACCTGTACAAAAAAGAAGAAGGGCCCAACTATATCGTCATGTACGCTGAGTTTGACGATTTTCTCTTCGTCGATTACTTGCTGGTGGCAAAGGAAGCGAGGGGCGAGGGAATCGGCGGGCGCGTGATACAGAAGCTCAAAGAGAAGAACAAGCCGATCATTTTAGAAGTGGAGCCGTTGGACTATGAAGACTCCGACACGGTGAAGCGGCAGCGTTTTTACGAGCGGGAAGGGTTTAAGAAAGCGGAGATGATCGGTTACAGACGGCGTTCCTTGGCCACGGGGGAAGTCAACGAGATGGAGATTTTGTACTGGAGTCCGACAGGCGAGTCAGAACAGAGCATTTATGAAAAGATGAAAAAGGTGTATGAAAACATCCACACCTACAAGGACGAAGAACTGTACGGTGAATCGTACCAGCCGGTGGAGGATGTGTTGACGGTAAAAGAAATGCGTTAG
- a CDS encoding YutD family protein codes for MIRVQQNVYELVTDYKNAWNQEIFRERYCEVLGKYDYIVGDWGYGQLRLKGFFSDKNPKAKRHSRISQLEEYVYEYCNFGCAYFVLRKVSDRKGKKTAHNLKG; via the coding sequence ATGATTCGCGTACAACAAAACGTCTACGAATTAGTCACCGACTACAAGAACGCTTGGAATCAGGAAATATTCCGCGAGCGGTACTGCGAAGTACTGGGGAAGTACGATTATATCGTGGGAGACTGGGGATACGGACAGTTGAGGCTAAAAGGGTTTTTTTCAGACAAAAACCCGAAGGCCAAACGACATTCACGCATCTCCCAGCTGGAGGAGTACGTGTACGAGTACTGTAACTTCGGGTGTGCTTACTTTGTCCTGCGAAAAGTTTCCGATCGAAAAGGGAAAAAGACGGCCCATAACCTCAAGGGTTAG
- a CDS encoding DUF4149 domain-containing protein, whose product MRAVINWLFLTALSLWIGSIGFITLVLAPALRAHFSEEQFYQTANVLLPISFQLGLILGFVTLLISLVRTFRAERPKRLLKWVSALLFIMLSLTIFGSYGLLPQMQALESGAEQVRLYNYTQGISLLNLFFGLLSLLFISMDVRLLPGSPTRTRGYSLRF is encoded by the coding sequence ATGCGTGCAGTTATAAACTGGCTGTTCTTAACTGCCCTGTCCCTTTGGATAGGTTCAATCGGATTTATCACGCTCGTACTGGCTCCGGCGCTCAGAGCCCATTTCTCTGAAGAACAGTTCTACCAAACGGCGAATGTGTTGTTACCGATTTCCTTCCAATTGGGCCTCATTCTCGGCTTCGTTACGCTCCTCATTTCGCTCGTGCGCACCTTCCGTGCCGAACGCCCGAAACGCCTGCTTAAATGGGTGAGTGCCTTGCTTTTCATCATGCTGTCTTTGACGATCTTCGGAAGTTATGGACTGTTGCCGCAAATGCAAGCGTTAGAGAGCGGCGCCGAACAGGTACGTCTGTACAACTACACACAAGGCATCAGCCTGCTCAATTTGTTTTTTGGCTTGCTCTCCTTGCTGTTCATCTCCATGGACGTCCGCCTCTTGCCTGGGAGTCCCACTCGGACGAGGGGTTACTCCTTGCGATTTTAA
- a CDS encoding YceI family protein gives MAKTKWNVDPAHTTLEFSVRHMMISKVKGTFHDFEASVEADPEDLTTADIRFSVDTASIDTRNKDRDAHLKGEDFFDVEKYPKMTFQSTDIVKKGGGEYEVTGDLTIRDTTRPVTFTVTFEGQGKSPWGQEVVGFSGKGTLNRSDFGLKWNAPLETGGVLVGDEVNISIELEATKEA, from the coding sequence ATGGCAAAGACCAAATGGAATGTAGATCCAGCACACACCACGCTCGAATTTTCCGTGAGACATATGATGATTTCCAAAGTGAAGGGCACGTTTCACGACTTTGAGGCATCGGTAGAGGCGGACCCTGAAGATCTGACGACCGCGGATATCCGCTTCAGCGTCGATACGGCGAGCATCGACACGCGGAACAAAGACCGTGACGCCCATTTGAAGGGCGAAGATTTCTTCGACGTAGAAAAGTACCCGAAAATGACGTTTCAATCGACTGACATCGTGAAAAAAGGGGGCGGGGAATACGAAGTAACGGGCGATTTGACCATTCGCGACACGACGCGCCCGGTTACGTTTACAGTGACGTTCGAAGGTCAAGGAAAGAGCCCGTGGGGGCAAGAGGTCGTCGGTTTTAGCGGGAAAGGGACGCTCAATCGCAGCGATTTCGGTCTGAAGTGGAATGCGCCCCTTGAGACCGGCGGTGTCCTCGTCGGAGATGAGGTCAACATCTCCATCGAACTGGAAGCGACAAAAGAAGCTTAA
- a CDS encoding DUF3055 domain-containing protein, with protein MSEEDQYFLYDETEDTQIRFVSFVGETNRFDLAIVGTERFYGKKLVLDIQSNRFAVIGADDLEAPGYLEHAYRLSEEEARELKDFLHEVIL; from the coding sequence ATGTCAGAAGAAGACCAGTACTTTTTATACGATGAGACCGAAGACACGCAAATACGCTTCGTCAGCTTTGTCGGAGAAACGAACCGGTTCGACTTGGCCATAGTCGGAACTGAACGCTTTTACGGAAAAAAGTTAGTGTTGGACATTCAGTCCAATCGATTTGCAGTGATCGGTGCGGATGACCTGGAAGCACCAGGGTATTTAGAGCACGCGTACCGGCTGTCCGAAGAAGAAGCCCGGGAGCTGAAAGATTTTCTGCACGAAGTCATACTGTAA
- a CDS encoding winged helix-turn-helix transcriptional regulator codes for MGQSALCPKFEKAMKIISQRWTGLIIYQLLSGPQRFCSIESAISISGRLLSERLKDLEHEGIVNRKVYPETPVRIEYSLTEKGRALEPVLREIERWADQWVDVKKTG; via the coding sequence ATGGGTCAATCTGCATTGTGTCCTAAATTCGAAAAAGCGATGAAAATCATCAGTCAGCGTTGGACCGGACTCATTATTTACCAACTGCTCTCCGGTCCCCAGCGATTTTGCTCAATAGAATCGGCCATCTCCATCAGCGGGAGGCTGCTGTCGGAAAGACTGAAAGATTTAGAACACGAAGGGATTGTCAACCGGAAAGTTTACCCGGAAACGCCAGTGCGCATCGAATACTCACTAACTGAAAAAGGTCGCGCTTTAGAGCCCGTCTTGCGCGAGATCGAACGCTGGGCCGATCAATGGGTGGACGTCAAGAAAACGGGTTAA
- a CDS encoding redoxin domain-containing protein, which produces MALEVGQQAPDFTLKSTGDQDQVRLSDSKGKNVILLFFPFAFSPVCTDELCGVSDNFSEFADLDADVMAVSVDSPFANRAFAEAENIRIPLLSDFNKDVSEKYGVLYDLGDFKGVAKRSAFIIDKNGVIQYAWSSDDPKQVPDFNEIKNRLAELNT; this is translated from the coding sequence ATGGCGTTGGAAGTTGGCCAACAGGCTCCCGATTTTACACTCAAATCTACAGGAGATCAGGATCAAGTCCGTCTTTCGGATTCTAAGGGAAAAAACGTCATCCTGCTGTTTTTCCCCTTTGCTTTCAGTCCGGTGTGTACAGACGAACTGTGCGGAGTGAGTGATAACTTCTCCGAGTTTGCCGATCTCGATGCGGACGTCATGGCCGTAAGCGTTGACAGTCCGTTCGCCAATCGGGCGTTTGCAGAAGCAGAGAACATTCGCATTCCCCTCTTAAGCGACTTTAATAAAGACGTGTCAGAAAAGTATGGCGTTCTGTACGACTTGGGAGACTTTAAAGGCGTGGCGAAGCGTTCTGCATTCATCATCGACAAAAACGGTGTCATCCAATACGCCTGGTCGTCTGACGATCCGAAGCAAGTTCCGGACTTTAACGAGATCAAGAACCGGCTGGCCGAGCTGAACACGTGA
- a CDS encoding MerR family transcriptional regulator, translating to MEESKKFFTTSEAAEKLNVHARTVRKWIDAFSDYIRPELNKRGHYLLTESGLKALRDVQEQLKTGKKTLKQVREDLVKSGRWPSRQNPSTSPTVQNELQTVTVRLKNVERVQQQILEILEELQSGTEAVRKKQDQLKLEIRNATFQQRLEAAGDTGKTKRKRDGVLRLSQLFR from the coding sequence ATGGAAGAGTCCAAAAAGTTTTTCACGACGAGCGAGGCAGCTGAAAAATTAAATGTGCACGCCCGCACCGTTCGCAAGTGGATTGACGCTTTTTCTGATTACATCCGCCCTGAATTGAACAAACGCGGCCACTACCTCCTGACCGAATCGGGACTCAAAGCCTTGCGAGACGTACAGGAACAGCTGAAAACGGGGAAGAAGACACTGAAACAGGTGCGCGAGGACTTAGTAAAAAGCGGCCGCTGGCCTTCTAGACAAAATCCGTCCACCTCTCCGACCGTACAGAATGAACTGCAAACCGTAACCGTTCGCCTGAAAAATGTGGAACGCGTTCAACAACAGATTCTTGAGATCCTCGAAGAGCTGCAATCCGGCACCGAAGCTGTCCGCAAGAAACAAGACCAGCTGAAATTGGAAATTCGCAACGCCACATTCCAACAACGGCTTGAAGCCGCAGGCGATACAGGAAAAACGAAGCGCAAAAGAGACGGCGTGCTGCGTTTATCTCAACTGTTCAGGTGA
- a CDS encoding phosphatidylglycerophosphatase A produces the protein MKRPDQTSATEDSIHSSAVTFLKERGVTLHDLVELVMFLQSDYYPDLTYSECRQNVEKVLAKREVQNAILTGITLDRLAEQRALRQPLQDMVAQDEGLYGIDEILAFGIINVYGSIGFTNYGYIDKVKPGILKKMNGEKKGCVHTFLDDIVGAIAAAASSRLAHSRKTGRDDAIPDDE, from the coding sequence GTGAAGCGACCCGACCAGACGTCGGCGACGGAAGATTCCATTCACTCCTCCGCCGTAACGTTTTTAAAGGAGCGGGGTGTCACGTTGCACGATCTCGTTGAACTCGTCATGTTTCTGCAATCAGACTACTACCCCGACCTCACCTACAGCGAGTGCAGACAAAATGTGGAGAAGGTGTTGGCCAAGCGAGAAGTACAAAACGCCATTCTCACCGGGATCACACTGGACCGGCTCGCCGAACAACGAGCCTTGAGACAGCCTCTACAAGATATGGTTGCCCAAGATGAGGGATTGTACGGCATCGATGAAATTCTGGCCTTCGGGATTATAAATGTCTACGGCAGCATCGGATTTACCAATTACGGATACATCGACAAAGTGAAGCCTGGGATCTTGAAAAAAATGAACGGGGAGAAAAAAGGATGCGTGCACACGTTTCTGGACGACATCGTCGGAGCTATTGCCGCCGCGGCCTCTTCACGCCTCGCCCACAGCCGGAAGACCGGTCGAGACGACGCAATCCCAGACGACGAATAA
- a CDS encoding class I SAM-dependent methyltransferase produces the protein MTAWYEQSFGEDYLLVYKHRSQREASEQVEAILPLLQVKPGSRILDLCCGTGRHAVELAAKGYEVTGLDLSDVLLSYARRHSRCLPVTYVKGDMRALPFPDEMFDAVLNWFTSFGYFAEDRENEKVLSEIARVLAPGGKFFIDFLNRAYTVKHLIPVSEREEGDIRIREERFVDGDYVKKKITVAEGSTHRTYFERVKMYSKDELQAMIERSGLKVDRILGGYDKMDYTEEAPRMLFLGRKDRRVTKGGSQWKD, from the coding sequence ATGACAGCTTGGTATGAGCAGAGTTTCGGCGAAGATTACCTACTTGTGTACAAACATCGGAGCCAGCGAGAAGCGTCTGAGCAAGTAGAGGCGATCTTGCCGCTGTTACAGGTAAAACCCGGGAGTCGCATTCTCGATTTGTGTTGCGGGACGGGGCGACACGCGGTGGAGTTGGCGGCAAAAGGTTATGAGGTCACTGGACTGGACTTGTCCGATGTGCTGTTGTCTTACGCCCGCCGCCATTCGCGCTGCTTGCCTGTCACTTACGTAAAAGGCGACATGCGGGCTCTTCCGTTTCCCGACGAGATGTTCGACGCCGTGCTCAATTGGTTTACATCATTCGGTTACTTTGCAGAAGATCGGGAAAACGAGAAGGTATTAAGCGAAATTGCTCGGGTACTCGCCCCAGGAGGAAAATTTTTCATCGATTTTTTGAACCGAGCGTATACGGTGAAACATTTAATCCCGGTCAGCGAACGGGAGGAGGGCGACATCCGTATTCGGGAAGAGCGCTTTGTCGACGGGGATTACGTGAAAAAGAAAATTACAGTCGCGGAGGGATCTACCCACCGGACGTATTTCGAACGTGTCAAAATGTACTCGAAAGACGAACTGCAGGCGATGATCGAGAGGTCAGGGTTAAAGGTGGACCGCATTCTCGGCGGTTACGACAAGATGGATTACACGGAAGAAGCCCCGCGCATGTTGTTTTTGGGAAGGAAAGACCGTCGGGTAACGAAAGGAGGGTCACAATGGAAGGATTAG
- a CDS encoding SDR family oxidoreductase, translating into MEIRRVAIVTGSSSGLGKKTAITLAESGFRVVVNYRADEQGADAVVEAVRTAGGEAIAVQADVTKRPHIRRLVEETIATWGRADVLVNNVGPFIRERKRFADVTTTELDFLVDGNLRSALEMVKEVLPYMRREKWGRIIHFGFGRASEAPAWPDRSVYAAAKVGLVSFTKSLAVEEAPFGITVNMVCPGDIVGENKEKNIADVKRVRDDETPRGRPGTGEDVARVIRFLCEEESDFVTGNIVNVTGGLDVIHPSSKAP; encoded by the coding sequence ATGGAAATACGGCGCGTTGCCATCGTGACGGGCAGTTCCAGCGGATTAGGGAAGAAAACTGCCATCACCTTGGCTGAAAGCGGTTTTCGCGTCGTTGTCAATTACAGGGCGGATGAACAAGGGGCGGATGCCGTCGTTGAGGCCGTTCGGACTGCTGGTGGTGAAGCGATTGCAGTTCAGGCCGACGTGACGAAGCGCCCTCACATTCGACGTCTGGTGGAAGAGACGATCGCCACTTGGGGCCGCGCAGACGTCCTCGTGAACAACGTCGGACCGTTTATACGTGAGCGCAAACGGTTTGCCGATGTGACGACGACAGAGTTGGATTTCTTGGTAGACGGCAACTTGCGCAGTGCACTGGAGATGGTCAAGGAAGTGTTGCCCTACATGCGACGGGAAAAATGGGGACGCATCATCCATTTCGGCTTCGGAAGGGCTTCTGAAGCTCCGGCTTGGCCAGACCGCTCGGTCTACGCCGCGGCCAAAGTCGGCCTCGTCAGCTTTACGAAGTCCCTGGCAGTAGAGGAAGCCCCTTTCGGCATTACTGTGAACATGGTCTGCCCCGGAGACATCGTCGGTGAGAACAAAGAGAAAAACATAGCGGACGTGAAACGGGTACGAGATGACGAAACACCGCGGGGGCGACCGGGCACGGGGGAAGATGTCGCCCGCGTCATTCGCTTCCTCTGCGAGGAAGAGTCCGACTTTGTGACCGGCAACATTGTGAACGTCACAGGAGGTTTAGACGTCATCCACCCTTCCTCGAAAGCGCCGTGA
- a CDS encoding DUF86 domain-containing protein — MYGIDFERIEEQLAYLRTCLNVLDDVIPLESEPAQFAAARALHVAIECVTDIGNALIDGFFMRDPGSYEDIVEILKDENVLPEEEGEQIKRLVECRRKLVVQYTDVDKKELERLTTLADALKPFSRRIGEYLKQELGENVPPFDI; from the coding sequence GTGTATGGAATTGATTTTGAGCGGATCGAGGAGCAGCTGGCTTACTTGCGGACGTGTCTAAACGTGTTGGATGACGTCATTCCGCTGGAAAGTGAGCCGGCCCAATTTGCTGCTGCCCGGGCACTCCATGTTGCGATTGAGTGCGTCACCGACATCGGCAATGCCCTCATTGACGGTTTCTTCATGCGCGACCCGGGAAGTTATGAAGACATCGTTGAAATTTTGAAGGACGAGAATGTCCTGCCAGAAGAGGAAGGAGAACAGATTAAGCGCCTTGTGGAGTGCCGGCGGAAGCTCGTCGTTCAGTACACGGATGTGGACAAGAAAGAACTCGAACGCTTGACCACACTGGCTGACGCGTTAAAGCCGTTTTCGCGGCGCATCGGAGAATACCTCAAACAGGAACTAGGAGAGAACGTTCCTCCCTTTGACATTTAG
- a CDS encoding helix-turn-helix transcriptional regulator, with product MIVLGQTSTRTQILNMLKFQGRLAVSDMAKQLGITEMAVRRHLHTLERDGLIQSTLVRQSKGRPANLYSLTSAAEELFPKNYHTLTLELLDDICETDGKEVVDELFRRREERLTNTYARQFDGKNLEDRVKELAELQNSKGYMVEWDKLGEGRYTFVEYNCPIAQVANRYNQACRCELGFFRNVLEGARVERPECKAKGGANCVYYIEAERKEA from the coding sequence GTGATCGTCTTGGGACAAACGTCCACCCGCACACAAATTCTCAACATGTTAAAGTTTCAAGGGCGATTGGCGGTCAGCGACATGGCTAAACAATTGGGGATTACGGAAATGGCTGTCCGCCGCCACCTCCATACACTTGAACGTGATGGCTTGATCCAGTCGACGCTCGTGCGACAGTCGAAGGGGCGCCCGGCCAACTTGTACAGCCTGACATCAGCGGCAGAGGAACTGTTTCCAAAAAACTACCACACTCTGACGTTAGAACTGCTGGACGACATTTGCGAAACGGACGGCAAAGAAGTCGTGGACGAACTGTTTAGGCGGCGAGAGGAGCGTTTAACAAACACGTACGCCCGTCAATTCGACGGCAAAAATTTAGAAGACCGGGTAAAGGAACTGGCCGAGCTGCAAAATAGCAAGGGGTACATGGTCGAGTGGGACAAACTGGGCGAAGGCCGATACACATTCGTCGAGTACAATTGTCCCATTGCCCAAGTAGCCAACCGGTACAACCAGGCGTGCCGTTGCGAGCTCGGATTTTTCCGCAATGTACTGGAGGGCGCCAGGGTAGAGCGACCGGAGTGCAAGGCGAAGGGGGGCGCCAATTGCGTGTACTACATTGAAGCTGAACGGAAAGAAGCATAA
- a CDS encoding MBL fold metallo-hydrolase, translated as MEGLERWEDGWRVRLPLPFPLKWIYAYLLPGSDGYAIIDSGLHTEEAWRTWQDVWKHLNVDPRSVRTIVLTHYHPDHYGLTGRLQQYTGADVWMSPLTVQYAQLNWKDVGQLEKMVSFYQTHGLPDEAAHDMKRDLTQFREWVSPHPHHIQTFEGGDRLTLGDRTYEVWHTPGHAEDHVSFFDPEREWLVGGDALLRKITPNISLYPGHDPNPLQTYFVTLKKLRQKNIRRVLPAHGPAFENVHVRIRELIDHHEERLHWTEQLVDGTRTAYDICLQLFGTNLSIHNLRFALAETLAHLEYLRSEGRLVLAERGEGVTYGPS; from the coding sequence ATGGAAGGATTAGAGAGGTGGGAAGACGGTTGGCGCGTGCGGTTGCCCCTTCCTTTCCCGTTGAAATGGATTTATGCGTACCTACTTCCCGGATCGGACGGCTACGCCATCATTGACAGCGGGCTTCACACAGAGGAAGCCTGGCGAACATGGCAGGACGTGTGGAAACATCTCAATGTTGACCCCCGATCTGTACGGACGATCGTCCTCACGCACTATCATCCGGATCATTACGGTTTGACCGGCAGGTTACAGCAGTACACCGGTGCCGATGTGTGGATGTCGCCACTGACTGTACAGTATGCTCAGTTAAATTGGAAAGACGTTGGACAGCTTGAAAAAATGGTGTCGTTTTACCAAACACACGGCTTGCCGGATGAGGCGGCACACGACATGAAACGCGACTTGACACAATTTAGAGAGTGGGTGTCTCCGCACCCTCACCACATCCAAACGTTCGAAGGGGGAGACCGGTTGACCTTAGGGGACCGAACGTACGAGGTGTGGCACACGCCAGGCCATGCGGAAGATCACGTCAGTTTTTTCGATCCTGAAAGGGAATGGCTCGTAGGGGGAGACGCGTTGTTGCGCAAAATCACGCCAAACATTAGCCTTTACCCGGGCCACGATCCGAATCCTTTGCAGACGTATTTCGTGACGTTGAAAAAATTGAGGCAGAAGAACATTCGCCGCGTCTTGCCTGCCCACGGTCCTGCCTTTGAGAACGTCCACGTGCGCATAAGGGAACTGATCGACCACCACGAAGAGCGGCTGCACTGGACAGAACAGTTAGTGGACGGTACCCGTACCGCTTACGACATATGCCTGCAGTTGTTTGGTACCAACCTGTCCATACATAATTTGCGTTTTGCCCTCGCGGAGACACTGGCCCACCTGGAGTATTTGCGCTCGGAAGGCCGGCTCGTCCTCGCAGAGAGGGGAGAAGGTGTGACGTATGGACCGTCCTGA
- a CDS encoding M23 family metallopeptidase: MRRVITVWLMLIFTATVWQPPATATESEEANTVTQREQLFRHMEALSGIPWYFLAAVDQYERNVRNARNDLPDADAEDLIAIRIPTEKWSGPLNPDPTDTNPVSIRLFNGMGQDGNGDGRADADDAEDALVAVVRYLQGYGSDWTSLRIGVWHLYQHPVAVDVISHIAKIYATLNTMDLDEHHFPVSLHHNYTYRSTWGAKRGWGGRRIHEGTDIFAGHGVPVYSTSYGFVEVKGWNKFGGWRVGIRDVHNNYHYYAHLGRFHEDLHTGMIVKPGDLLGYVGNSGYGPPGTAGKFPPHLHYGMYKFNGHTQWSFDPYPYLRKWERETRKRAQEQHS; this comes from the coding sequence ATGCGCCGCGTAATCACCGTGTGGTTGATGCTGATTTTCACCGCGACCGTATGGCAGCCTCCAGCAACGGCCACGGAATCTGAGGAAGCCAACACTGTTACGCAACGGGAGCAACTTTTTCGACACATGGAGGCGTTAAGCGGCATCCCGTGGTATTTCCTAGCCGCTGTCGATCAGTATGAACGAAACGTCCGCAATGCTCGAAACGATCTTCCGGATGCCGATGCGGAAGATCTCATTGCCATCCGCATTCCGACTGAGAAGTGGTCGGGACCGTTAAATCCGGATCCGACAGACACGAACCCGGTGTCCATTAGACTGTTTAACGGCATGGGGCAAGACGGGAACGGTGACGGACGAGCAGATGCCGACGACGCGGAAGACGCCTTAGTCGCAGTTGTCCGTTATTTGCAGGGATATGGTTCGGACTGGACCAGCTTGCGCATCGGCGTTTGGCATCTGTATCAACATCCCGTCGCCGTCGATGTCATTAGCCACATCGCAAAGATCTACGCAACATTGAATACGATGGATCTAGACGAGCACCACTTTCCGGTGTCGCTCCACCACAATTACACGTATCGCAGCACGTGGGGAGCGAAACGAGGCTGGGGCGGCCGCCGCATTCACGAAGGAACCGATATTTTTGCCGGCCACGGCGTACCGGTGTACAGCACGAGTTACGGTTTTGTCGAAGTGAAGGGCTGGAATAAATTTGGCGGTTGGCGCGTCGGGATCAGGGATGTACACAACAACTACCATTATTACGCACATTTAGGCCGTTTTCATGAAGACCTGCACACAGGAATGATCGTAAAACCGGGTGATCTACTGGGATATGTCGGGAACTCCGGCTACGGGCCTCCGGGCACAGCTGGAAAGTTCCCGCCCCATTTGCACTACGGGATGTACAAATTCAACGGGCACACCCAGTGGTCCTTTGACCCGTACCCGTACTTGCGGAAGTGGGAACGGGAGACACGAAAGAGGGCACAGGAACAGCATTCTTAG
- a CDS encoding YhcN/YlaJ family sporulation lipoprotein, whose protein sequence is MRSTWSLSIIGLVVFTLISTACTPAERPDDVNNRQNNALYQEDGNGNYYGNRFISSRNGTIDNDAPGPRNDPTRAVRNQNEIGFVRYNPADGGNDDGRGTQRPEFYVDRDALAHQIGSLVTAFPDINDALVLVTDDHVFIGVDDGEGKALEAKTVDKVRRSALSVVPRYYKVHVTDDEDMRQRMTQIGDRLTNNGNAADYRDQISDMLREMGDDTPPRPNANNRNGNGIDNGISEFDDAGTGGRMRTGGNNR, encoded by the coding sequence GTGAGGTCAACATGGTCACTCTCCATCATCGGGCTGGTTGTGTTTACACTGATCTCCACAGCCTGTACACCGGCCGAACGTCCCGACGACGTAAACAACAGACAGAACAATGCGCTGTACCAAGAAGACGGGAACGGCAACTACTACGGGAACCGGTTCATCAGCAGTCGAAACGGAACGATAGACAACGATGCGCCTGGTCCCCGAAACGACCCGACCCGTGCCGTTCGCAACCAAAACGAAATCGGATTTGTGCGCTACAATCCTGCTGACGGCGGGAATGACGATGGGAGAGGGACACAACGTCCGGAGTTTTACGTCGACCGTGACGCACTGGCGCATCAGATCGGTTCTCTCGTGACGGCATTTCCGGATATAAACGACGCCCTTGTGCTCGTCACAGACGATCATGTGTTTATCGGTGTCGATGATGGAGAAGGCAAGGCGCTAGAAGCCAAAACCGTTGACAAAGTTCGCAGGTCTGCATTGTCCGTTGTTCCCCGCTACTACAAAGTGCATGTCACCGACGATGAAGACATGCGCCAGCGGATGACACAAATCGGAGATCGCTTGACGAATAACGGAAATGCCGCAGACTATCGCGATCAAATTAGTGACATGTTACGTGAAATGGGAGATGACACACCGCCCCGTCCCAACGCAAACAACAGAAACGGTAACGGCATCGACAACGGCATTAGCGAGTTTGACGATGCCGGAACGGGCGGACGCATGCGTACGGGCGGAAACAACCGATAA
- the lipA gene encoding lipoyl synthase yields MTTIDQRKPEWLKINLKTNQNFKEIKQMMRNKTLHTVCEEARCPNIYECWANRTATFMILGDVCTRACRFCAVKTGLPTELDWAEPKRVAEAVEQMGLRHAVVTSVARDDLRDGGASIFAATIKAIRQRNPLTSVEVLIPDFQGKTEALQIVMDARPDILNHNIETVARLSDRVRSKAKYHRTLELLARAKEMQPEIPTKSSIMIGLGETWDEILHTMDDLRAHHVDILTIGQYLQPTRKHLKVEKYYTPNEFAELKEEGMKRGFRHVESGPLVRSSYHAHEQVKAAQTHKQAQ; encoded by the coding sequence GTGACAACTATCGATCAGCGAAAGCCGGAGTGGTTGAAAATAAATCTGAAGACCAATCAAAACTTTAAAGAAATCAAGCAGATGATGCGGAACAAAACACTACATACTGTCTGCGAAGAAGCGCGCTGTCCGAACATTTACGAATGCTGGGCGAACCGGACAGCCACCTTTATGATTTTAGGAGATGTGTGTACTCGGGCATGCCGGTTTTGTGCGGTGAAAACGGGACTTCCGACTGAACTGGACTGGGCAGAGCCGAAACGGGTGGCAGAAGCTGTGGAACAAATGGGATTGCGACACGCCGTTGTCACGTCCGTGGCGCGAGATGATTTGCGGGACGGGGGCGCGTCGATATTTGCCGCGACGATAAAAGCCATACGTCAGCGCAATCCGTTGACGAGCGTTGAAGTGTTAATTCCGGATTTTCAGGGAAAAACCGAAGCACTCCAAATCGTGATGGACGCAAGGCCAGACATTTTGAATCACAACATCGAAACGGTGGCGCGGTTGTCCGACAGGGTACGCTCGAAGGCAAAGTACCACCGTACTTTGGAACTTCTGGCTCGCGCCAAGGAGATGCAGCCTGAGATTCCCACGAAATCAAGTATTATGATCGGACTGGGAGAAACGTGGGACGAGATTTTGCACACAATGGATGACTTACGTGCCCACCATGTTGACATTTTAACGATTGGACAGTACTTACAACCGACCCGGAAACATTTAAAAGTGGAAAAGTATTACACGCCCAATGAGTTTGCCGAATTGAAAGAAGAAGGCATGAAACGCGGTTTCCGTCACGTCGAATCAGGTCCGCTCGTGCGCAGTTCTTACCACGCGCACGAACAGGTTAAAGCGGCACAAACACACAAGCAAGCACAATAA